In Pseudorca crassidens isolate mPseCra1 chromosome 16, mPseCra1.hap1, whole genome shotgun sequence, one DNA window encodes the following:
- the ADAM8 gene encoding disintegrin and metalloproteinase domain-containing protein 8 isoform X3 → MSCLPRGTFRVRLGCHRPAQLQEAWIPSPPEPWVRIRTPPAPPTMHGLGLLLLAALWLQEVAPRATLPHVEQYEVVRPRRLPAPRTRRALPFHLGLYPESVSYVLGARGHTFTLHLRKNRDLVGSGYVETYTAADGSQVTERLLRQDHCFYQGNVEGHQGSAASLSTCAGLRGFFQAGSTIHLIEPLDGGGEEGQHALYQAQHLQQKAGTCGVNDSSLETILGPRVSAALRPRNWPVPRETRYVELFVVTDSTEFQRLGSREAVRQRMLEVVNHVDKLYQELNFRVVLVGLEMWNGGDKIHVSTQADTTLNNFLSWRVRDLAGRHLHDNAQLITGVDFAGTTVGLARVSAMCSQGSGAVNQDHSPNPVGVASTMAHEMGHNLGMDHDENIQDCYCAVPRNSGGCVMAASIGSSFPRKFSHCSRADLETFVEKPQTACLVDAPDPDRLVGGPVCGNRFLERGEQCDCGAPQDCQNRCCNASTCLLAKGAECAHGSCCHECRVKPAGEPCRPAKDQCDLGEYCDGRQPMCPEDAFWENGTPCPGGYCYNGACPTVAQRCRDLWGPGARVATETCYSYSISTGCKGSIPLDFGRVNRCGTLFCEGGQKPPERSSCTLTSSSGACQALVQDSSSAYEPVPEGTKCGEEQVCWKGFCQDLHVYRSRNCSARCSNHGVCNHKDQCHCHPGWAPPYCAELLSTVRTASRRRLVGVLVPVALLVPVALTLAGVVIYRKAWRPVRRRNVAPKTAMGLSNPLFHEGHRTPVKGRAPAPTRGPPEPGPSSHPSQPPKPTASAVTPKWPPPAPPAAMSSPPSPVPVYTQQVPGQQLRPAPPTKPLPGLKAKQVVKPTCTPPMPPIKPRAGGAQPGPTKGVVAPKVALKPPVQRR, encoded by the exons CCCCCCGGAACCGTGGGTTCGGATCCGGACCCCGCCCGCACCGCCCACCATGCACGGCCTCGGGCTCCTGCTGCTTGCTGCGCTGTGGCTACAGG AGGTTGCCCCCAGGGCCACCCTGCCCCACGTGGAGCAGTACGAGGTGGTGAGGCCCCGGCGCCTGCCAGCACCCCGCACCCGCCGAGCCCTGCCCTTCCACTTG GGCCTGTACCCGGAGAGTGTGAGCTACGTCCTGGGGGCCCGAGGGCACACCTTCACCCTGCACCTTCGGAAGAACAG GGACCTGGTGGGCTCGGGCTACGTGGAGACCTACACGGCCGCCGATGGCTCCCAGGTGACAGAGCGGCTACTGAGGCAG GACCACTGCTTCTACCAGGGCAACGTGGAGGGGCACCAGGGATCCGCTGCCAGCCTCAGCACCTGTGCCGGCCTCAG GGGCTTCTTCCAGGCCGGCTCCACCATCCACCTGATCGAGCCCCTGGATGGGGGCGGGGAAGAGGGGCAACACGCACTGTACCAGGCACAGCACCTGCAGCAGAAGGCCGGCACCTGCGGGGTCAACGACAGCAGCCTGGAGACCATCCTGGGGCCGCGGGTCTCGGCGGCCCTCAGGCCCCGG AACTGGCCAGTGCCCCGAGAGACCCGCTACGTGGAGCTGTTCGTGGTCACGGACAGCACAGAG TTCCAGCGGTTGGGGAGCAGAGAGGCTGTGCGCCAGCGGATGCTGGAGGTGGTCAACCACGTGGACAAG CTTTATCAGGAGCTCAATTTCCGCGTGGTGCTCGTGGGCCTGGAGATGTGGAACGGTGGGGACAAGATTCACGTCAGCACCCAGGCCGACACCACACTGAACAACTTCCTGTCCTGGCGGGTGCGAGACCTGGCGGGGCGGCACCTGCACGACAACGCGCAGCTCATCAC CGGGGTCGACTTCGCAGGGACCACCGTGGGACTGGCCAGGGTGTCCGCCATGTGCTCCCAGGGCTCGGGGGCTGTGAACCAG GACCACAGCCCGAACCCCGTCGGCGTGGCGAGCACCATGGCCCACGAGATGGGCCACAACCTGGGCATGGACCACGACGAGAACATCCAGGACTGCTACTGCGCAGTGCCACGGAACAGCGGCGGCTGCGTGATGGCGGCCAGCATCGG CTCCAGCTTCCCCAGAAAGTTCAGCCACTGCAGCCGGGCTGACCTGGAGACGTTCGTGGAGAAGCCCCAGACGGCCTGCCTGGTAGACGCCCCGGACCCCGACCGGCTGGTGGGCGGCCCCGTGTGTGGGAACCGGTTCCTGGAGCGTGGGGAGCAGTGCGACTGCGGCGCCCCCCAG GACTGTCAGAACCGCTGCTGCAATGCCAGCACCTGCCTGCTGGCCAAGGGGGCTGAGTGTGCCCACGGCAGCTGCTGCCACGAGTGCAGG GTGAAGCCGGCCGGAGAGCCGTGCCGCCCTGCAAAGGACCAGTGTGACCTCGGGGAGTACTGCGACGGCCGGCAGCCCATGTGTCCCGAGGACGCCTTCTGGGAGAACGGCACGCCCTGCCCGGGGGGCTACTGCTACAACGGGGCCTGCCCCACGGTGGCCCAGAGGTGCCGGGACTTGTGGGGGCCAG GCGCTCGGGTTGCCACGGAGACGTGCTACAGCTACAGCATCTCCACAGGCTGCAAGGGCAGTATCCCCCTGGACTTTGGCAG GGTCAACAGGTGTGGCACTCTGTTCTGTGAGGGGGGGCAGAAGCCCCCGGAGCGGAGTTCCTgcaccctcacctcctcctcgGGTGCTTGCCAGGCTCTCGTTCAGGACAGCAGCAGCGCGTACGAGCCAGTGCCGGAAGGCACCAAGTGTGGCGAGGAGCAG GTTTGCTGGAAAGGCTTCTGCCAGGACCTCCATGTCTACAGATCCAGAAACTGCTCTGCCCGGTGTAGCAACCATGGG GTGTGCAACCACAAGGACCAGTGCCACTGCCACCCGGGCTGGGCCCCGCCCTACTGCGCAGAGCTGCTGTCCACCGTGCGCACAG CGTCCCGGAGACGCCTGGTGGGCGTGCTGGTGCCTGTGGCGCTCCTGGTGCCTGTGGCGCTGACCCTGGCAGGCGTGGTCATCTACCGCAAAGCCTGGCGCCCCGTCCGAAGGAG GAATGTGGCGCCCAAGACGGCCATGGGGCTCTCCAACCCCCTGTTCCACGAGGGGCACAGGACACCGGTGAAGGGCAGGGCCCCGGCTCCCACCAGGGGGCCCCCAGAGCCgggcccttcctcccaccccagccagcCACCCAAACCCACGGCTTCCGCGGTGACCCCTAAGTGGCCACCTCCTGCT CCTCCAGCCGCTATGTCCAGCCCACCGTCCCCAGTTCCTGTGTATACCCAGCAGGTCCCAGGCCAG cagCTCAGACCTGCTCCTCCCACCAAGCCCCTCCCGGGGCTGAAGGCCAAGCAG GTCGTCAAGCCAACCTGCACTCCACCGATGCCACCCATCAAGCCCAGGGCCGGAGGGGCCCAGCCTGGACCCACTAAG gGAGTTGTTGCCCCAAAGGTTGCTCTGAAACCCCCCGTCCAGAGGAGGTGA
- the ADAM8 gene encoding disintegrin and metalloproteinase domain-containing protein 8 isoform X2, producing MHGLGLLLLAALWLQEVAPRATLPHVEQYEVVRPRRLPAPRTRRALPFHLGLYPESVSYVLGARGHTFTLHLRKNRDLVGSGYVETYTAADGSQVTERLLRQDHCFYQGNVEGHQGSAASLSTCAGLRGFFQAGSTIHLIEPLDGGGEEGQHALYQAQHLQQKAGTCGVNDSSLETILGPRVSAALRPRNWPVPRETRYVELFVVTDSTEFQRLGSREAVRQRMLEVVNHVDKLYQELNFRVVLVGLEMWNGGDKIHVSTQADTTLNNFLSWRVRDLAGRHLHDNAQLITGVDFAGTTVGLARVSAMCSQGSGAVNQDHSPNPVGVASTMAHEMGHNLGMDHDENIQDCYCAVPRNSGGCVMAASIGSSFPRKFSHCSRADLETFVEKPQTACLVDAPDPDRLVGGPVCGNRFLERGEQCDCGAPQDCQNRCCNASTCLLAKGAECAHGSCCHECRVKPAGEPCRPAKDQCDLGEYCDGRQPMCPEDAFWENGTPCPGGYCYNGACPTVAQRCRDLWGPGARVATETCYSYSISTGCKGSIPLDFGRVNRCGTLFCEGGQKPPERSSCTLTSSSGACQALVQDSSSAYEPVPEGTKCGEEQVCWKGFCQDLHVYRSRNCSARCSNHGVCNHKDQCHCHPGWAPPYCAELLSTVRTASRRRLVGVLVPVALLVPVALTLAGVVIYRKAWRPVRRRNVAPKTAMGLSNPLFHEGHRTPVKGRAPAPTRGPPEPGPSSHPSQPPKPTASAVTPKWPPPAPPAAMSSPPSPVPVYTQQVPGQLRPAPPTKPLPGLKAKQVVKPTCTPPMPPIKPRAGGAQPGPTKGVVAPKVALKPPVQRR from the exons ATGCACGGCCTCGGGCTCCTGCTGCTTGCTGCGCTGTGGCTACAGG AGGTTGCCCCCAGGGCCACCCTGCCCCACGTGGAGCAGTACGAGGTGGTGAGGCCCCGGCGCCTGCCAGCACCCCGCACCCGCCGAGCCCTGCCCTTCCACTTG GGCCTGTACCCGGAGAGTGTGAGCTACGTCCTGGGGGCCCGAGGGCACACCTTCACCCTGCACCTTCGGAAGAACAG GGACCTGGTGGGCTCGGGCTACGTGGAGACCTACACGGCCGCCGATGGCTCCCAGGTGACAGAGCGGCTACTGAGGCAG GACCACTGCTTCTACCAGGGCAACGTGGAGGGGCACCAGGGATCCGCTGCCAGCCTCAGCACCTGTGCCGGCCTCAG GGGCTTCTTCCAGGCCGGCTCCACCATCCACCTGATCGAGCCCCTGGATGGGGGCGGGGAAGAGGGGCAACACGCACTGTACCAGGCACAGCACCTGCAGCAGAAGGCCGGCACCTGCGGGGTCAACGACAGCAGCCTGGAGACCATCCTGGGGCCGCGGGTCTCGGCGGCCCTCAGGCCCCGG AACTGGCCAGTGCCCCGAGAGACCCGCTACGTGGAGCTGTTCGTGGTCACGGACAGCACAGAG TTCCAGCGGTTGGGGAGCAGAGAGGCTGTGCGCCAGCGGATGCTGGAGGTGGTCAACCACGTGGACAAG CTTTATCAGGAGCTCAATTTCCGCGTGGTGCTCGTGGGCCTGGAGATGTGGAACGGTGGGGACAAGATTCACGTCAGCACCCAGGCCGACACCACACTGAACAACTTCCTGTCCTGGCGGGTGCGAGACCTGGCGGGGCGGCACCTGCACGACAACGCGCAGCTCATCAC CGGGGTCGACTTCGCAGGGACCACCGTGGGACTGGCCAGGGTGTCCGCCATGTGCTCCCAGGGCTCGGGGGCTGTGAACCAG GACCACAGCCCGAACCCCGTCGGCGTGGCGAGCACCATGGCCCACGAGATGGGCCACAACCTGGGCATGGACCACGACGAGAACATCCAGGACTGCTACTGCGCAGTGCCACGGAACAGCGGCGGCTGCGTGATGGCGGCCAGCATCGG CTCCAGCTTCCCCAGAAAGTTCAGCCACTGCAGCCGGGCTGACCTGGAGACGTTCGTGGAGAAGCCCCAGACGGCCTGCCTGGTAGACGCCCCGGACCCCGACCGGCTGGTGGGCGGCCCCGTGTGTGGGAACCGGTTCCTGGAGCGTGGGGAGCAGTGCGACTGCGGCGCCCCCCAG GACTGTCAGAACCGCTGCTGCAATGCCAGCACCTGCCTGCTGGCCAAGGGGGCTGAGTGTGCCCACGGCAGCTGCTGCCACGAGTGCAGG GTGAAGCCGGCCGGAGAGCCGTGCCGCCCTGCAAAGGACCAGTGTGACCTCGGGGAGTACTGCGACGGCCGGCAGCCCATGTGTCCCGAGGACGCCTTCTGGGAGAACGGCACGCCCTGCCCGGGGGGCTACTGCTACAACGGGGCCTGCCCCACGGTGGCCCAGAGGTGCCGGGACTTGTGGGGGCCAG GCGCTCGGGTTGCCACGGAGACGTGCTACAGCTACAGCATCTCCACAGGCTGCAAGGGCAGTATCCCCCTGGACTTTGGCAG GGTCAACAGGTGTGGCACTCTGTTCTGTGAGGGGGGGCAGAAGCCCCCGGAGCGGAGTTCCTgcaccctcacctcctcctcgGGTGCTTGCCAGGCTCTCGTTCAGGACAGCAGCAGCGCGTACGAGCCAGTGCCGGAAGGCACCAAGTGTGGCGAGGAGCAG GTTTGCTGGAAAGGCTTCTGCCAGGACCTCCATGTCTACAGATCCAGAAACTGCTCTGCCCGGTGTAGCAACCATGGG GTGTGCAACCACAAGGACCAGTGCCACTGCCACCCGGGCTGGGCCCCGCCCTACTGCGCAGAGCTGCTGTCCACCGTGCGCACAG CGTCCCGGAGACGCCTGGTGGGCGTGCTGGTGCCTGTGGCGCTCCTGGTGCCTGTGGCGCTGACCCTGGCAGGCGTGGTCATCTACCGCAAAGCCTGGCGCCCCGTCCGAAGGAG GAATGTGGCGCCCAAGACGGCCATGGGGCTCTCCAACCCCCTGTTCCACGAGGGGCACAGGACACCGGTGAAGGGCAGGGCCCCGGCTCCCACCAGGGGGCCCCCAGAGCCgggcccttcctcccaccccagccagcCACCCAAACCCACGGCTTCCGCGGTGACCCCTAAGTGGCCACCTCCTGCT CCTCCAGCCGCTATGTCCAGCCCACCGTCCCCAGTTCCTGTGTATACCCAGCAGGTCCCAGGCCAG CTCAGACCTGCTCCTCCCACCAAGCCCCTCCCGGGGCTGAAGGCCAAGCAG GTCGTCAAGCCAACCTGCACTCCACCGATGCCACCCATCAAGCCCAGGGCCGGAGGGGCCCAGCCTGGACCCACTAAG gGAGTTGTTGCCCCAAAGGTTGCTCTGAAACCCCCCGTCCAGAGGAGGTGA
- the UTF1 gene encoding undifferentiated embryonic cell transcription factor 1 — MLLRPRRPPPPAPPSPASPDSEQRLAGGVPGTPPGRPASPGALAAPAPPGSPASPGSPVSPGSAQRTPWSARETELLLGTLLQPAVWRALLLDRRQALPTYRRVSAALARQQVRRTPAQCRRRYKFLKDKVRDAHGQPPGPFDAQIRQLMGLLGDSGRRRGRRRSPGPGRPPRGRRPAPAAPAEPGAPPLPAAREPDADPAWTLRFSPSPPKSADAPRAPGSPTAVSTFTPAPGRPEDPEPFRAPPSPPPPSSPGPTREDPDSPPGRPEDHVPPQPAPPSLNAALLQTLGHLGDIVSILGPLRDQLLTLNQHVEQLRGSFDQTVSLAVGFILGSAAAERGVLADPRQ; from the exons ATGCTGCTCCGGCCCCGGCggccgcccccgcccgccccgccgtcCCCCGCCAGCCCGGACTCCGAGCAGCGGCTGGCGGGGGGCGTCCCCGGGACCCCGCCCGGGAGGCCCGCCTCGCCCGGCGCGCTGGCGGCGCCCGCGCCCCCCGGGTCGCCCGCATCCCCCGGGTCGCCCGTATCCCCGGGCTCGGCGCAGCGCACGCCCTGGAGCGCGCGCGAGACGGAGCTGCTGCTAGGCACGCTGCTGCAGCCGGCCGTGTGGCGAGCGCTGTTGCTAGACCGCCGCCAGGCGCTGCCCACCTACCGCCGCGTGTCGGCCGCGCTGGCCCGCCAGCAGGTGCGGCGCACGCCCGCGCAGTGCCGCCGCCGCTACAAGTTCCTCAAGGACAAGGTCCGCGACGCGCACGGTCAGCCGCCCGGGCCCTTCGACGCGCAGATCCGGCAGCTCATGGGGCTGCTGGGCGACAGCGGGCGCAGACGCGGCCGCCGCCGCTCCCCCGGGCCCGGGCGCCCCCCGCGCGGCCGCCGGCCAGCCCCCGCCGCGCCCGCTGAGCCGG GCGCCCCACCGCTGCCCGCCGCCCGAGAACCCGACGCGGACCCCGCCTGGACGCTCAGGTTCAGCCCGTCCCCGCCCAAGTCTGCGGACGCGCCCCGCGCCCCCGGCTCCCCGACGGCCGTTTCCACATTCACCCCCGCGCCCGGCCGCCCCGAGGACCCCGAGCCCTTCCGCGCCCCcccctcgccgccgccgccgtcgtcCCCCGGCCCCACCCGGGAAGATCCCGACTCGCCGCCTGGTCGCCCGGAGGACCACGTGCCCCCGCAGCCCGCGCCGCCGTCGCTGAACGCCGCCCTTCTGCAGACCCTGGGGCACCTGGGCGACATCGTGTCCATCCTGGGCCCGCTGCGTGACCAGCTGCTGACCCTGAACCAGCACGTGGAGCAGCTGCGCGGCTCCTTCGACCAGACCGTGTCCCTGGCTGTGGGCTTCATCCTGGGCAGCGCCGCCGCCGAGCGAGGCGTCCTGGCCGACCCGCGCCAGTGA
- the ADAM8 gene encoding disintegrin and metalloproteinase domain-containing protein 8 isoform X1, whose amino-acid sequence MHGLGLLLLAALWLQEVAPRATLPHVEQYEVVRPRRLPAPRTRRALPFHLGLYPESVSYVLGARGHTFTLHLRKNRDLVGSGYVETYTAADGSQVTERLLRQDHCFYQGNVEGHQGSAASLSTCAGLRGFFQAGSTIHLIEPLDGGGEEGQHALYQAQHLQQKAGTCGVNDSSLETILGPRVSAALRPRNWPVPRETRYVELFVVTDSTEFQRLGSREAVRQRMLEVVNHVDKLYQELNFRVVLVGLEMWNGGDKIHVSTQADTTLNNFLSWRVRDLAGRHLHDNAQLITGVDFAGTTVGLARVSAMCSQGSGAVNQDHSPNPVGVASTMAHEMGHNLGMDHDENIQDCYCAVPRNSGGCVMAASIGSSFPRKFSHCSRADLETFVEKPQTACLVDAPDPDRLVGGPVCGNRFLERGEQCDCGAPQDCQNRCCNASTCLLAKGAECAHGSCCHECRVKPAGEPCRPAKDQCDLGEYCDGRQPMCPEDAFWENGTPCPGGYCYNGACPTVAQRCRDLWGPGARVATETCYSYSISTGCKGSIPLDFGRVNRCGTLFCEGGQKPPERSSCTLTSSSGACQALVQDSSSAYEPVPEGTKCGEEQVCWKGFCQDLHVYRSRNCSARCSNHGVCNHKDQCHCHPGWAPPYCAELLSTVRTASRRRLVGVLVPVALLVPVALTLAGVVIYRKAWRPVRRRNVAPKTAMGLSNPLFHEGHRTPVKGRAPAPTRGPPEPGPSSHPSQPPKPTASAVTPKWPPPAPPAAMSSPPSPVPVYTQQVPGQQLRPAPPTKPLPGLKAKQVVKPTCTPPMPPIKPRAGGAQPGPTKGVVAPKVALKPPVQRR is encoded by the exons ATGCACGGCCTCGGGCTCCTGCTGCTTGCTGCGCTGTGGCTACAGG AGGTTGCCCCCAGGGCCACCCTGCCCCACGTGGAGCAGTACGAGGTGGTGAGGCCCCGGCGCCTGCCAGCACCCCGCACCCGCCGAGCCCTGCCCTTCCACTTG GGCCTGTACCCGGAGAGTGTGAGCTACGTCCTGGGGGCCCGAGGGCACACCTTCACCCTGCACCTTCGGAAGAACAG GGACCTGGTGGGCTCGGGCTACGTGGAGACCTACACGGCCGCCGATGGCTCCCAGGTGACAGAGCGGCTACTGAGGCAG GACCACTGCTTCTACCAGGGCAACGTGGAGGGGCACCAGGGATCCGCTGCCAGCCTCAGCACCTGTGCCGGCCTCAG GGGCTTCTTCCAGGCCGGCTCCACCATCCACCTGATCGAGCCCCTGGATGGGGGCGGGGAAGAGGGGCAACACGCACTGTACCAGGCACAGCACCTGCAGCAGAAGGCCGGCACCTGCGGGGTCAACGACAGCAGCCTGGAGACCATCCTGGGGCCGCGGGTCTCGGCGGCCCTCAGGCCCCGG AACTGGCCAGTGCCCCGAGAGACCCGCTACGTGGAGCTGTTCGTGGTCACGGACAGCACAGAG TTCCAGCGGTTGGGGAGCAGAGAGGCTGTGCGCCAGCGGATGCTGGAGGTGGTCAACCACGTGGACAAG CTTTATCAGGAGCTCAATTTCCGCGTGGTGCTCGTGGGCCTGGAGATGTGGAACGGTGGGGACAAGATTCACGTCAGCACCCAGGCCGACACCACACTGAACAACTTCCTGTCCTGGCGGGTGCGAGACCTGGCGGGGCGGCACCTGCACGACAACGCGCAGCTCATCAC CGGGGTCGACTTCGCAGGGACCACCGTGGGACTGGCCAGGGTGTCCGCCATGTGCTCCCAGGGCTCGGGGGCTGTGAACCAG GACCACAGCCCGAACCCCGTCGGCGTGGCGAGCACCATGGCCCACGAGATGGGCCACAACCTGGGCATGGACCACGACGAGAACATCCAGGACTGCTACTGCGCAGTGCCACGGAACAGCGGCGGCTGCGTGATGGCGGCCAGCATCGG CTCCAGCTTCCCCAGAAAGTTCAGCCACTGCAGCCGGGCTGACCTGGAGACGTTCGTGGAGAAGCCCCAGACGGCCTGCCTGGTAGACGCCCCGGACCCCGACCGGCTGGTGGGCGGCCCCGTGTGTGGGAACCGGTTCCTGGAGCGTGGGGAGCAGTGCGACTGCGGCGCCCCCCAG GACTGTCAGAACCGCTGCTGCAATGCCAGCACCTGCCTGCTGGCCAAGGGGGCTGAGTGTGCCCACGGCAGCTGCTGCCACGAGTGCAGG GTGAAGCCGGCCGGAGAGCCGTGCCGCCCTGCAAAGGACCAGTGTGACCTCGGGGAGTACTGCGACGGCCGGCAGCCCATGTGTCCCGAGGACGCCTTCTGGGAGAACGGCACGCCCTGCCCGGGGGGCTACTGCTACAACGGGGCCTGCCCCACGGTGGCCCAGAGGTGCCGGGACTTGTGGGGGCCAG GCGCTCGGGTTGCCACGGAGACGTGCTACAGCTACAGCATCTCCACAGGCTGCAAGGGCAGTATCCCCCTGGACTTTGGCAG GGTCAACAGGTGTGGCACTCTGTTCTGTGAGGGGGGGCAGAAGCCCCCGGAGCGGAGTTCCTgcaccctcacctcctcctcgGGTGCTTGCCAGGCTCTCGTTCAGGACAGCAGCAGCGCGTACGAGCCAGTGCCGGAAGGCACCAAGTGTGGCGAGGAGCAG GTTTGCTGGAAAGGCTTCTGCCAGGACCTCCATGTCTACAGATCCAGAAACTGCTCTGCCCGGTGTAGCAACCATGGG GTGTGCAACCACAAGGACCAGTGCCACTGCCACCCGGGCTGGGCCCCGCCCTACTGCGCAGAGCTGCTGTCCACCGTGCGCACAG CGTCCCGGAGACGCCTGGTGGGCGTGCTGGTGCCTGTGGCGCTCCTGGTGCCTGTGGCGCTGACCCTGGCAGGCGTGGTCATCTACCGCAAAGCCTGGCGCCCCGTCCGAAGGAG GAATGTGGCGCCCAAGACGGCCATGGGGCTCTCCAACCCCCTGTTCCACGAGGGGCACAGGACACCGGTGAAGGGCAGGGCCCCGGCTCCCACCAGGGGGCCCCCAGAGCCgggcccttcctcccaccccagccagcCACCCAAACCCACGGCTTCCGCGGTGACCCCTAAGTGGCCACCTCCTGCT CCTCCAGCCGCTATGTCCAGCCCACCGTCCCCAGTTCCTGTGTATACCCAGCAGGTCCCAGGCCAG cagCTCAGACCTGCTCCTCCCACCAAGCCCCTCCCGGGGCTGAAGGCCAAGCAG GTCGTCAAGCCAACCTGCACTCCACCGATGCCACCCATCAAGCCCAGGGCCGGAGGGGCCCAGCCTGGACCCACTAAG gGAGTTGTTGCCCCAAAGGTTGCTCTGAAACCCCCCGTCCAGAGGAGGTGA